A genomic window from Salvia miltiorrhiza cultivar Shanhuang (shh) chromosome 5, IMPLAD_Smil_shh, whole genome shotgun sequence includes:
- the LOC131024525 gene encoding uncharacterized protein At4g10930 isoform X3 encodes MDVELVTDGISEDENFGFDDGSEDYLNYEGERCGICMDVVIDRGVLDCCQHWFCFACIDNWATITSLCPLCQNEFQLITCVPVHDTVGSSQTDDEADQRDEDWFVEGKTNTLSFPSYYIDENAVVCLDGDGCKIRSGSVEIGEDSDIDTSIACDSCDKWYHAFCVGFDPEGTCEGSWLCPGCTVAKGPQRSDRALVSRINFQNSMEIAGGDCLAVASFSGRVSVSVADDRETAVVISLVEGNQKYQESDVKCSKDMDNKLLSSSTSSASNAEALPEKRNSLDPDSCQQETEESFSPAKQKISADDIVERAPIHLNNKMTESGLGLDLDMKNNNISEDKVAGSSEANNRPEDLLPAANVVPDVIKLFSMKSMLSNEKQTTSGTGAKRKLGNRRNAGGEIEASLEAKVSRKKIKAERDSHPISLTDQKAASLVDDSNTTSTQRSMRDSTYKCSVGKENGAPDIMDIVQETDRRSLKERETAAGLRLKKIMRRTGDNKDSLVLVQELRKKIRDAVRNKSSEELGQNRFDPKLLDAFRAALAGSGAENRKPSLDIKAKRALLQKGKVRESLTKKIYGTGGKRKRAWTRECEVEFWKHRCMKGSKPEKIQTLKSVLDLLRDETDHTKKMPGDDQEAKGTSILSRLYLADSSVFPRKNDIKPVSALKAVSTPEHRGESGSPERASKPQPNNQSDINQQKPSTLSKVIALSLESKDTKNHPKGMKPEAASSDAQLKRHPKGAPRTPAIGGVKIPLSKDTASKPDSVKGDKRQWALELLARKTAASGKSMQDKEEDQLILKGHYPLLAQLPKDMRPILAPSRHNKIPTSVRQAQLYRLAEHFLKKANLSKVCQSAETELAVADAVNIEKDLANRSKSKLVYQNLCSLELSRRSEDINSDRAEEINHCSISGCPSVEASEEASNSSFDLVVNEALKNAGLVSDSPPSSPSNPTEDIDNNVGSPENNDDGPDNVIEVDSHPDLDIYGDFEYSLEDDDFLGAGVLNTSKPESEPPKIKLLFSSLKPEKPNGILDFTDHEMQRDVEPLAGPSELHESQNKTSAGSSTVDDRVDGCGARKSSDEDDEELSLAECEELYGPDIEPLIGKHPETAAVMPFGPTVNNDIHGENEDDRSNGAYKSSGQPSENHTNNSKAAMEESNLPSSDAEKRENADTKEKTSKCDTKQSDNHSVVMKKVEIFIKEHIRPLCKSGVITVEQYRWAVGKTTEKVMKYHSKEKNANFLIKEGEKVKKLAQQYVEASQQKAQT; translated from the exons ATGGATGTTGAATTGGTTACAGACGGAATATCAGAGGATGAAAATTTCGGTTTTGATGATGGAAGTGAG GATTACTTAAATTATGAGGGAGAACGATGTGGGATTTGTATGGATGTTGTTATTGACAGAGGTGTTCTTGATTGCTGCCAGCATTG GTTCTGTTTTGCATGCATTGACAATTGGGCTACTATCACGAGCCTTTGCCCTCTTTGCCAGAATGAGTTTCAACTGATAACATGCGTACCT GTACATGATACTGTTGGCAGCAGTCAGACGGATGATGAAGCAGATCAAAG AGACGAGGACTGGTTCGTCGAGGGGAAAACTAACactctttcttttccttcatACTATATTGATGAAAAT GCAGTTGTCTGCTTGGATGGAGATGGCTGCAAAATACGGAGTGGATCAGTGGAAATTGGAGAAGATTCAGATATTGATACATCCATTGCTTGTGATTCCTGTGATAAATG GTACCATGCTTTCTGTGTGGGGTTTGATCCTGAAGGTACATGTGAAGGCTCATGGCTCTGTCCAGG GTGTACTGTTGCTAAAGGTCCACAGAGGTCAGATAGGGCTTTGGTATCAAGGATAAACTTCCAAAACAGTATGGAAATTGCTGGTGGCGACTGTTTAGCTGTAGCATCATTTTCCGGAAGAGTATCAGTGTCTGTTGCTGATGACAGGGAGACTGCTGTGGTCATCTCATTGGTTGAAGGAAATCAAAAGTATCAGGAATCAGATGTGAAATGTAGCAAGGACATGGATAACAAGTTGTTATCTAGTTCTACCTCTAGTGCATCGAATGCTGAAGCATTACCAGAAAAGAGGAACAGCCTCGACCCTGACTCATGTCAACAAGAAACGGAAGAATCTTTTTCTCCTGCCAAGCAGAAGATATCTGCTGATGATATAGTTGAAAGAGCTCCGATACATTTAAACAACAAAATGACTGAGTCTGGTTTAGGTCTTGATCTTG ATATGAAGAACAATAACATTTCTGAGGATAAGGTGGCTGGATCTTCAGAAGCAAATAATAGGCCTGAAGATCTTTTACCAG CTGCGAATGTGGTGCCCGATGTAATCAAACTTTTCTCCATGAAAAGTATGTTGTCGAATGAGAAACAGACGACAAGTGGAACTGGTGCTAAAAGAAAGCTCGGAAATCGCAG AAATGCGGGTGGAGAAATAGAGGCTAGTCTTGAGGCTAAAGTATCGCGGAAGAAAATCAAAGCTGAAAGAGACAGTCATCCCATTAGTCTGACAGATCAAAAAGCTGCATCTCTTGTGGATGACTCTAATACAACATCTACACAAAGATCTATGAGGGATAGCACATATAAATGTTCAGTTGGCAAGGAAAATGGTGCTCCTGATATAATGGATATAGTTCAGGAGACAGACCGTAGATCTctaaaagaaagagaaactgCTGCTGGGTTGAGGCTCAAAAAGATAATGCGGAGAACTGGTGACAATAAAGATTCTTTGGTGCTAGTTCAAGAGCTTCGGAAGAAAATCAGAGATGCTGTTCGAAACAAATCCTCTGAAGAGCTAGGACAGAATCGTTTTGATCCAAAACTTCTGGATGCTTTCCGGGCTGCTTTGGCTGGATCAGGGGCTGAAAATAGGAAGCCTAGTCTAGATATAAAGGCAAAAAGGGCATTGCTGCAAAAAGGAAAAGTACGTGAAAGCCTAACAAAAAAGATATATGGAACTGGGGGAAAACGAAAGCGTGCTTGGACTCGTGAATGCGAAGTTGAATTTTGGAAACATCGATGCATGAAAGGATCAAAGCCTGAAAAGATTCAGACATTAAAGTCAGTTCTTGATCTCCTGAGGGATGAAACAGATCACACGAAGAAAATGCCTGGGGATGACCAGGAGGCAAAGGGTACTTCTATTCTTTCAAGATTGTATTTAGCCGACTCATCTGTTTTCCCTAGGAAGAATGATATTAAACCTGTCTCAGCTCTCAAAGCTGTTTCTACTCCTGAACATAGGGGAGAGAGTGGTTCCCCTGAAAGAGCATCTAAACCGCAGCCGAATAACCAGTCTGACATAAATCAACAGAAGCCTAGTACTTTATCCAAGGTGATTGCTCTTTCTTTAGAGAGTAAAGACACTAAGAATCATCCCAAGGGCATGAAACCTGAAGCTGCTTCCAGTGATGCACAACTAAAGAGACATCCCAAAGGTGCACCACGTACTCCTGCTATTGGTGGCGTTAAGATTCCTTTGTCGAAGGACACGGCAAGTAAACCTGACTCTGTAAAGGGCGATAAAAGACAGTGGGCCTTAGAACTTTTGGCAAGAAAAACTGCAGCCTCAGGCAAGAGCATGCAAGACAAAGAAGAGGACCAATTAATTCTCAAAGGACACTATCCATTATtg GCTCAACTGCCAAAAGATATGCGTCCTATTTTGGCTCCCAGTCGTCACAACAAAATCCCTACATCAGTCAGGCAG GCTCAACTCTATCGCCTGGCGGAGCACTTCCTGAAGAAAGCAAATCTATCAAAGGTTTGCCAAAGTGCTGAAACAGAGTTGGCTGTAGCCGATGCTGTTAATATTGAAAAAGACTTAGCTAACAGGTCAAAGAGCAAGCTCGTATACCAGAATCTATGCTCACTAGAGCTGTCACGCAGATCAGAAGACATAAACTCCGACAGAGCTGAAGAAATAAATCATTGCTCCATTTCTGGATGCCCCTCTGTGGAAGCATCTGAAGAAGCTAGTAATAGCTCCTTCGATCTGGTAGTTAATGAAGCCCTAAAAAATGCAGGGCTCGTGTCCGATTCCCCTCCAAGTAGTCCCAGTAATCCGACAGAGGACATTGATAATAATGTTGGTTCCCCAGAAAATAACGATGATGGACCTGACAATGTAATTGAAGTTGATTCTCATCCGGATCTTGATATTTACGGTGATTTTGAGTATAGTTTGGAAGATGACGACTTCCTTGGTGCGGGTGTTCTGAACACTTCGAAGCCAGAGTCTGAGCCACCAAAAATCAAATTGTTGTTTTCTTCCCTTAAACCTGAGAAACCAAACGGAATTCTGGACTTTACAGATCATGAGATGCAGAGAGATGTTGAACCTTTAGCAGGCCCGTCTGAGCTGCACGAGTCTCAAAATAAGACTAGTGCTGGAAGCTCAACTGTGGATGATAGAGTAGATGGGTGTGGTGCACGAAAGTCTTCAGATGAAGATGATGAGGAGCTTTCTCTTGCAGAATGTGAAGAACTTTATGGCCCTGATATAGAACCACTAATCGGAAAGCATCCGGAGACTGCTGCTGTAATGCCATTTGGACCGACGGTGAATAATGATATACATGGGGAAAATGAAGATGATAGATCCAATGGTGCTTATAAGAGCTCTGGACAACCAAGTGAGAATCATACAAACAACTCAAAAGCTGCCATGGAGGAATCAAATCTACCATCATCCGATGCTGAGAAAAGAGAGAATGCAGATACTAAGGAGAAGACATCAAAATGTGACACCAAGCAATCAGATAACCATAGTGTGGTCATGAAAAAG GTCGAAATATTCATAAAGGAGCACATAAGGCCACTTTGCAAGAGTGGTGTGATCACTGTAGAACAATACCGGTGGGCTGTGGGGAAGACGACTGAGAAAGTCATGAAGTATCACTCAAAGGAGAAGAACGCGAATTTTCTCATCAAGGAAGGTGAAAAGGTGAAGAAACTCGCGCAGCAGTATGTGGAAGCTTCCCAGCAGAAAGCCCAAACTTAA
- the LOC131024525 gene encoding uncharacterized protein At4g10930 isoform X1, whose amino-acid sequence MDVELVTDGISEDENFGFDDGSEDYLNYEGERCGICMDVVIDRGVLDCCQHWFCFACIDNWATITSLCPLCQNEFQLITCVPVHDTVGSSQTDDEADQRDEDWFVEGKTNTLSFPSYYIDENAVVCLDGDGCKIRSGSVEIGEDSDIDTSIACDSCDKWYHAFCVGFDPEGTCEGSWLCPGCTVAKGPQRSDRALVSRINFQNSMEIAGGDCLAVASFSGRVSVSVADDRETAVVISLVEGNQKYQESDVKCSKDMDNKLLSSSTSSASNAEALPEKRNSLDPDSCQQETEESFSPAKQKISADDIVERAPIHLNNKMTESGLGLDLDMKNNNISEDKVAGSSEANNRPEDLLPAANVVPDVIKLFSMKSMLSNEKQTTSGTGAKRKLGNRRNAGGEIEASLEAKVSRKKIKAERDSHPISLTDQKAASLVDDSNTTSTQRSMRDSTYKCSVGKENGAPDIMDIVQETDRRSLKERETAAGLRLKKIMRRTGDNKDSLVLVQELRKKIRDAVRNKSSEELGQNRFDPKLLDAFRAALAGSGAENRKPSLDIKAKRALLQKGKVRESLTKKIYGTGGKRKRAWTRECEVEFWKHRCMKGSKPEKIQTLKSVLDLLRDETDHTKKMPGDDQEAKGTSILSRLYLADSSVFPRKNDIKPVSALKAVSTPEHRGESGSPERASKPQPNNQSDINQQKPSTLSKVIALSLESKDTKNHPKGMKPEAASSDAQLKRHPKGAPRTPAIGGVKIPLSKDTASKPDSVKGDKRQWALELLARKTAASGKSMQDKEEDQLILKGHYPLLAQLPKDMRPILAPSRHNKIPTSVRQAQLYRLAEHFLKKANLSKVCQSAETELAVADAVNIEKDLANRSKSKLVYQNLCSLELSRRSEDINSDRAEEINHCSISGCPSVEASEEASNSSFDLVVNEALKNAGLVSDSPPSSPSNPTEDIDNNVGSPENNDDGPDNVIEVDSHPDLDIYGDFEYSLEDDDFLGAGVLNTSKPESEPPKIKLLFSSLKPEKPNGILDFTDHEMQRDVEPLAGPSELHESQNKTSAGSSTVDDRVDGCGARKSSDEDDEELSLAECEELYGPDIEPLIGKHPETAAVMPFGPTVNNDIHGENEDDRSNGAYKSSGQPSENHTNNSKAAMEESNLPSSDAEKRENADTKEKTSKCDTKQSDNHSVVMKKVKGYLDMYIYWFSVLCSLIEFFRLQVEIFIKEHIRPLCKSGVITVEQYRWAVGKTTEKVMKYHSKEKNANFLIKEGEKVKKLAQQYVEASQQKAQT is encoded by the exons ATGGATGTTGAATTGGTTACAGACGGAATATCAGAGGATGAAAATTTCGGTTTTGATGATGGAAGTGAG GATTACTTAAATTATGAGGGAGAACGATGTGGGATTTGTATGGATGTTGTTATTGACAGAGGTGTTCTTGATTGCTGCCAGCATTG GTTCTGTTTTGCATGCATTGACAATTGGGCTACTATCACGAGCCTTTGCCCTCTTTGCCAGAATGAGTTTCAACTGATAACATGCGTACCT GTACATGATACTGTTGGCAGCAGTCAGACGGATGATGAAGCAGATCAAAG AGACGAGGACTGGTTCGTCGAGGGGAAAACTAACactctttcttttccttcatACTATATTGATGAAAAT GCAGTTGTCTGCTTGGATGGAGATGGCTGCAAAATACGGAGTGGATCAGTGGAAATTGGAGAAGATTCAGATATTGATACATCCATTGCTTGTGATTCCTGTGATAAATG GTACCATGCTTTCTGTGTGGGGTTTGATCCTGAAGGTACATGTGAAGGCTCATGGCTCTGTCCAGG GTGTACTGTTGCTAAAGGTCCACAGAGGTCAGATAGGGCTTTGGTATCAAGGATAAACTTCCAAAACAGTATGGAAATTGCTGGTGGCGACTGTTTAGCTGTAGCATCATTTTCCGGAAGAGTATCAGTGTCTGTTGCTGATGACAGGGAGACTGCTGTGGTCATCTCATTGGTTGAAGGAAATCAAAAGTATCAGGAATCAGATGTGAAATGTAGCAAGGACATGGATAACAAGTTGTTATCTAGTTCTACCTCTAGTGCATCGAATGCTGAAGCATTACCAGAAAAGAGGAACAGCCTCGACCCTGACTCATGTCAACAAGAAACGGAAGAATCTTTTTCTCCTGCCAAGCAGAAGATATCTGCTGATGATATAGTTGAAAGAGCTCCGATACATTTAAACAACAAAATGACTGAGTCTGGTTTAGGTCTTGATCTTG ATATGAAGAACAATAACATTTCTGAGGATAAGGTGGCTGGATCTTCAGAAGCAAATAATAGGCCTGAAGATCTTTTACCAG CTGCGAATGTGGTGCCCGATGTAATCAAACTTTTCTCCATGAAAAGTATGTTGTCGAATGAGAAACAGACGACAAGTGGAACTGGTGCTAAAAGAAAGCTCGGAAATCGCAG AAATGCGGGTGGAGAAATAGAGGCTAGTCTTGAGGCTAAAGTATCGCGGAAGAAAATCAAAGCTGAAAGAGACAGTCATCCCATTAGTCTGACAGATCAAAAAGCTGCATCTCTTGTGGATGACTCTAATACAACATCTACACAAAGATCTATGAGGGATAGCACATATAAATGTTCAGTTGGCAAGGAAAATGGTGCTCCTGATATAATGGATATAGTTCAGGAGACAGACCGTAGATCTctaaaagaaagagaaactgCTGCTGGGTTGAGGCTCAAAAAGATAATGCGGAGAACTGGTGACAATAAAGATTCTTTGGTGCTAGTTCAAGAGCTTCGGAAGAAAATCAGAGATGCTGTTCGAAACAAATCCTCTGAAGAGCTAGGACAGAATCGTTTTGATCCAAAACTTCTGGATGCTTTCCGGGCTGCTTTGGCTGGATCAGGGGCTGAAAATAGGAAGCCTAGTCTAGATATAAAGGCAAAAAGGGCATTGCTGCAAAAAGGAAAAGTACGTGAAAGCCTAACAAAAAAGATATATGGAACTGGGGGAAAACGAAAGCGTGCTTGGACTCGTGAATGCGAAGTTGAATTTTGGAAACATCGATGCATGAAAGGATCAAAGCCTGAAAAGATTCAGACATTAAAGTCAGTTCTTGATCTCCTGAGGGATGAAACAGATCACACGAAGAAAATGCCTGGGGATGACCAGGAGGCAAAGGGTACTTCTATTCTTTCAAGATTGTATTTAGCCGACTCATCTGTTTTCCCTAGGAAGAATGATATTAAACCTGTCTCAGCTCTCAAAGCTGTTTCTACTCCTGAACATAGGGGAGAGAGTGGTTCCCCTGAAAGAGCATCTAAACCGCAGCCGAATAACCAGTCTGACATAAATCAACAGAAGCCTAGTACTTTATCCAAGGTGATTGCTCTTTCTTTAGAGAGTAAAGACACTAAGAATCATCCCAAGGGCATGAAACCTGAAGCTGCTTCCAGTGATGCACAACTAAAGAGACATCCCAAAGGTGCACCACGTACTCCTGCTATTGGTGGCGTTAAGATTCCTTTGTCGAAGGACACGGCAAGTAAACCTGACTCTGTAAAGGGCGATAAAAGACAGTGGGCCTTAGAACTTTTGGCAAGAAAAACTGCAGCCTCAGGCAAGAGCATGCAAGACAAAGAAGAGGACCAATTAATTCTCAAAGGACACTATCCATTATtg GCTCAACTGCCAAAAGATATGCGTCCTATTTTGGCTCCCAGTCGTCACAACAAAATCCCTACATCAGTCAGGCAG GCTCAACTCTATCGCCTGGCGGAGCACTTCCTGAAGAAAGCAAATCTATCAAAGGTTTGCCAAAGTGCTGAAACAGAGTTGGCTGTAGCCGATGCTGTTAATATTGAAAAAGACTTAGCTAACAGGTCAAAGAGCAAGCTCGTATACCAGAATCTATGCTCACTAGAGCTGTCACGCAGATCAGAAGACATAAACTCCGACAGAGCTGAAGAAATAAATCATTGCTCCATTTCTGGATGCCCCTCTGTGGAAGCATCTGAAGAAGCTAGTAATAGCTCCTTCGATCTGGTAGTTAATGAAGCCCTAAAAAATGCAGGGCTCGTGTCCGATTCCCCTCCAAGTAGTCCCAGTAATCCGACAGAGGACATTGATAATAATGTTGGTTCCCCAGAAAATAACGATGATGGACCTGACAATGTAATTGAAGTTGATTCTCATCCGGATCTTGATATTTACGGTGATTTTGAGTATAGTTTGGAAGATGACGACTTCCTTGGTGCGGGTGTTCTGAACACTTCGAAGCCAGAGTCTGAGCCACCAAAAATCAAATTGTTGTTTTCTTCCCTTAAACCTGAGAAACCAAACGGAATTCTGGACTTTACAGATCATGAGATGCAGAGAGATGTTGAACCTTTAGCAGGCCCGTCTGAGCTGCACGAGTCTCAAAATAAGACTAGTGCTGGAAGCTCAACTGTGGATGATAGAGTAGATGGGTGTGGTGCACGAAAGTCTTCAGATGAAGATGATGAGGAGCTTTCTCTTGCAGAATGTGAAGAACTTTATGGCCCTGATATAGAACCACTAATCGGAAAGCATCCGGAGACTGCTGCTGTAATGCCATTTGGACCGACGGTGAATAATGATATACATGGGGAAAATGAAGATGATAGATCCAATGGTGCTTATAAGAGCTCTGGACAACCAAGTGAGAATCATACAAACAACTCAAAAGCTGCCATGGAGGAATCAAATCTACCATCATCCGATGCTGAGAAAAGAGAGAATGCAGATACTAAGGAGAAGACATCAAAATGTGACACCAAGCAATCAGATAACCATAGTGTGGTCATGAAAAAGGTGAAAGGCTACCTAgacatgtatatatattggtTCTCTGTTCTCTGTTCTCTGATCGAGTTTTTTCGATTGCAGGTCGAAATATTCATAAAGGAGCACATAAGGCCACTTTGCAAGAGTGGTGTGATCACTGTAGAACAATACCGGTGGGCTGTGGGGAAGACGACTGAGAAAGTCATGAAGTATCACTCAAAGGAGAAGAACGCGAATTTTCTCATCAAGGAAGGTGAAAAGGTGAAGAAACTCGCGCAGCAGTATGTGGAAGCTTCCCAGCAGAAAGCCCAAACTTAA